The Cupriavidus necator DNA window CCGCTTTGCGGATCGATCTTCTGGATCCGGTCCTCGGCAATCTGGTACAGGTGCTGGCCGTCGAAAGCAGTACCGGCATGGGCGGCGACATCGAGCGAGCGCAGCGTCCTGCCGGTGACCGGATCCAGGGCATTGAGCTTGTCTCCGCTGGCAAACCAGACCCGCTGGCCGTCATAGCTGACACCGTGGACGTTCTCGACGCCGGGGAAGGGACCATACTCGCGAAGCACTTCGGCTTGTGATCGTTTCATGCTGTCATCCTTTTGGTTTGGGGATGGCTACATGCTAGTCAACCGGCAGCGGCGAGGGGAGTAACAAGGTCGTCGTGAATCCCGGCACCGGCGGCGTCATCCAGCGGCGCGCACGCCCGTGGCCAAGGGACTGGATCTTGCCGGCTGCCGCCAGCGTTTCCAGTGCCCGCTGCACCGAGCGCTGGCTGGCACCCAGCGCCAGCGCGAGAGCGGAGCTGGACCATGACTCGCCATCGGCCAGCAAGGCGAGCACTGCCGCGTGCTTCTCTTCCACCGGCCGCGCCAGCACCACCACCTCGCGCGCGTGGTGCGGCACCAGCGCGAAGCCGCGCCCGCTTGCCGTGACGCCGGCAAATGCGCCAAGCACCGCGCGCAGCCGCCCGATCTCGACACGCAGCCGCGCGCGGTGCGATGCATCGGCGTGCCTGGTGCGGAAGGCGTGCGCGATCAGCGTGTCCCGGGGCACGTCGGCGGGCCAGGCCTCGGCCAGCGCGCGCGCCAGCGTGAACAACACCGGCCGCCTGGCGAGCGGGACCGTGGTGCCAGCGCAGCGCACGGCATAGCGGCACGCGTCCACGACCAGCGCTTTCGATGCCAGCAGCGCTTCGACTTCCTCAAGCAGCAGCGGCCGTTCCTCGCCGCGCGCGATGCGGCGTGCCGCGGGGCTGTGCAGCGCCTGGGCCGCGCTTTCGACCTCGGCGCGCAAGGATGGAATGCCGGCGCGCTGCGCCGCGTGCGCGGCCTGTGCCAGCGCGGTGCGCGCCGGCCGGGTCTGCACGCGCCGCATCGCGATGCCCGCCACGATCAGGGCATGGGTTGTGCGCAATGCGGGCGGGAAGGGAGTGGGGTCAAGCCCGGCAAGCGCCTGCTCGGCGTCGTCGATGCGGCCGATCAGCAGCAGCCGCCGGATCGCGAGATACCGCGCATGGGCGGCGTTGACCCAGTCGCCGTGCGCTTCAAGGGTGGCGCGCGCACGGTCCAGCGTCTTTGCCGGCCAGCCCAGGTCGCGCGAGGCAAAGGCGATTTCCGTTTCGGCCACCAAGCACCTGGCGCGCGCTACGGCTTCGCGCGGACCGAAGGCGCGCGCCGCGCTGCGCAACAGTGCCCGGGCGCGGATAAAGTCGCCCAGTTGCGCCATGGCGATGCCGCGCAACGCCAGCGCCGGCGGATCGTCGCGCAGGGCAACCCGGTTCAGCGCGCCAAGCGGATCACCCGCGGCAAGCGCGAGCGCCGCGGCGGCAATGCGTGAGTCCATCCGAATCCCGCCAGAAATCCCGCCACACTTGTCACTCCCACCGTTGGAAGCCGGCGCCTAATCTAGCACACGAACACCAACCAACGGAGGGATGCACGATGACCACACACAGCACCGGAACCCGTGAAGCATGGCTGGCCGCGCGGCGTGAACTGCTCGAGGCCGAGAAGGATCTCACCCGACGCAGCGATGAACTGGCACGGCAGCGCCAGGCCTTGCCGTGGGTTCGAATCGACAAGCCCTACCGGTTCGAGACCGCGGCGGGCAGCGCCTCGCTGGCAGACTTGTTCCAGGGACGTTCGCAACTGCTGGTCTACCACTTCATGTTCGGCCCGGACTACCAGGCAGGGTGCCCGTCCTGCTCCGCGATTGCGGACGGGTTTGACGGCTTTGTCGTCCACCTGGCGCATCACGACGTCACGCTGGCCGCGGTGTCGCGGGCACCGTTGGCGAAGTTGCAGGCGTACCAGCGGCGCATGGGCTGGACCTTCCCGTGGGCATCGTCGCAGGGCAGCGACTTCAACACGGACTTCAACGTCTGGTTCAGCGAAGCGCAACAACGCCAGGGCGATATCGACTACAACTACCGGCGCGAGGCGGCATTCGCCTGGCGACCTGAACTGGAGGCCGGCGGCGCAGCGGCCGAGGCCCAGTTTGCTGCCATGTGCGGCACCGATGCCGCAACGTACCAGCGCGACCGGCCGGGCATGAGCGCCTTCGCGCTGGAAGATGGCGTTGTGTACCACACCTATTCCACCTATGCGCGCGGGCTGGATGGCCTGTGGGGCATGTACCAGTGGCTGGATCGCGCACCGCGCGGACGCAACGAGGCCGGGGTCTGGTGGCGCCGGCACGATGAATACGAGCAGGGCTGAGGCATTCCATGTCCATCGTACTCACCACGCACAGGCTGGCGCGCTCACGCGGCACCGGCCCGCGCCTTGCCTTCTTTGGCATCGTGGCCGTGCTATTCATCGCCGGCGGGGCGGCGACACTCGCCTGGCATGCATCCATGCCGGCGATGAGCGCGATGCCGATGCCCGGCGGCTGGACCATGTCGATGGCGTGGATGCGGATGTGCGGCCAGACCTGGGCCCGCACGGCAATGGCCTTCCTCGGCATGTGGATCGCCATGATGGTGCCGATGATGCTGCCCTCACTGGCACCGATACTGTGGCGCTACCGCCAGGCCCTGGCGACGGCAGGGCAGGTGCGCCCGGGCATGTCGACGGTATTGGCGGGCGCCGGCTACTTCTTCGTGTGGGGCATGGTGGGCTTCGCCGTTTTCCCGGTTGGCGCTGCGCTGGCGGCGATAGCCGTGCAGGCGCAGGGCCTGGCGCGCGCGGTTCCGCTCGCCACGGCGGTGGTCTTGGTGATGGCAGGCGTGCTGCAGTTCACCCCGTGGAAAGCACGGCAGCTTGCCTGCTGCACCAACGCAGCGGGCCGCACGCGCGCACTGCCGGCGGATGCCGGCTCGGCGTGGCGCCATGGCCTGCGGCTGGGCCTGCACTGCACCCGGTGCTGTGCGGGCCTGACTGCGGCATTGCTCGTCATGGGCGTGATGGACCTGCGCGTGATGGCAGCGGTGATGTTGGCGATGACGCTCGAACGATGGATGCCGGCAGGTGCGCGCGTGGCCAGGCTTGCGGTACGGCTTACCGGGGCCGTCCTGGTCGGCGTGGGCGTGGCTACGCTTGTGCAGGCAGGTTGGGGCGGATGACGGCGGGGTACTAGTGTCCTGTTCCGCAGATAGCTTGCCATGAAATCGCCCAGTTGGCCGCCATGCGTCGCTGCTCGTCGTTGCCATAGCTACGGCTATGGCGCCTCCTCGCGCCTAGCCTGACGACCAACTGGACGATTTCACGTTGGCAAGCTATCTGCGGAACAGGACACTAGCCCAGCGCGACCGCGAACAGCGCCGCAATCAGCGGCCGCTCCTTGCGCACCTCCAGGCAGCACAGCGAGTAATCGATCGACAGCAGCGGCTCGTCGACCGGCACCACCTGCAGGCCCGGCAGCGGGATGCATTCGATCTGCGTGACGAAGCTGATGCCCATGCCATTGGCCACTGCATGCAGGATGGCCTCGCGGCTGTTGATCTCCATCACGCAGTTCAGCGCCACGCCATGCTGTGCGCACGCGCGTTCAACCCGGAGCCGGGTCTTCGAGCCCGGCTCGCGCAGGATCACGGCTTCGCCGGCGACCTCCTGCACCGTGATCGAAGCGCGCGCGGCCAGCGGATGGCCGGCCGGCATCACGGCAACGATGCGCTCTCTCCGATACGGCGCGATATGCAGGCCATCGACCGGATCGGGCTCGGCCAGGATGCCGACGTCGATATCGAAATCCTGCAGGCCGCGCAGCACCGAGGCTTCCGAGCCGATGGTGACCGTCAGTTCCAGCGAAGCATGGGTGGAACGGAAACTACGCGCCAGCCCCAGCGCGATCGGCGGTGACACCGCGCCCACGCGCACCAGCCCGGTCTTGAGCTTGTGCGCGCTCTGCAGGAACTGCATGGCCTCTGCTTCCTGCCCGAACAAGCCCTGGGTGATGGCGTAGAGCCGCTCGCCGGTGTCGGTCAGGCGCACGGTGCGGCCTGCGCG harbors:
- a CDS encoding LysR substrate-binding domain-containing protein produces the protein MFHQYYKSIRCFHAVARTGGFTAAAQYLHIGQPTVTDQVKALETRFGVELFLRAGRTVRLTDTGERLYAITQGLFGQEAEAMQFLQSAHKLKTGLVRVGAVSPPIALGLARSFRSTHASLELTVTIGSEASVLRGLQDFDIDVGILAEPDPVDGLHIAPYRRERIVAVMPAGHPLAARASITVQEVAGEAVILREPGSKTRLRVERACAQHGVALNCVMEINSREAILHAVANGMGISFVTQIECIPLPGLQVVPVDEPLLSIDYSLCCLEVRKERPLIAALFAVALG
- a CDS encoding DUF899 domain-containing protein, whose amino-acid sequence is MTTHSTGTREAWLAARRELLEAEKDLTRRSDELARQRQALPWVRIDKPYRFETAAGSASLADLFQGRSQLLVYHFMFGPDYQAGCPSCSAIADGFDGFVVHLAHHDVTLAAVSRAPLAKLQAYQRRMGWTFPWASSQGSDFNTDFNVWFSEAQQRQGDIDYNYRREAAFAWRPELEAGGAAAEAQFAAMCGTDAATYQRDRPGMSAFALEDGVVYHTYSTYARGLDGLWGMYQWLDRAPRGRNEAGVWWRRHDEYEQG
- a CDS encoding DUF2182 domain-containing protein; translation: MSIVLTTHRLARSRGTGPRLAFFGIVAVLFIAGGAATLAWHASMPAMSAMPMPGGWTMSMAWMRMCGQTWARTAMAFLGMWIAMMVPMMLPSLAPILWRYRQALATAGQVRPGMSTVLAGAGYFFVWGMVGFAVFPVGAALAAIAVQAQGLARAVPLATAVVLVMAGVLQFTPWKARQLACCTNAAGRTRALPADAGSAWRHGLRLGLHCTRCCAGLTAALLVMGVMDLRVMAAVMLAMTLERWMPAGARVARLAVRLTGAVLVGVGVATLVQAGWGG